One Gossypium arboreum isolate Shixiya-1 chromosome 13, ASM2569848v2, whole genome shotgun sequence genomic window, CTTCAAATCTCTCTTGCACCGCCGCGACAGAGCTCTCTCTCGTCTCcgttcctcttcttcttctaacCCTAGCCCTAACTCTGTTTTAAAGCATCAAATTCAATCTCCCGTGTCCTGTGAGCCtcctattgagccgaaattgaaaGCCAAACTGGAACCTGAACCGTCCGAGGGTTTGAAAACTGGACCACCTCTCCAGGAGGTCAAGGTGGACATAGTTGGAGGATCCGACGGTGGAGGTTGTTTGGTGAAGTCGGAAGATGAGCAGACCGAGAAAGATATCAATTTGCAAGTGGATGAGAAGCCGCCTGAGGAGGCTAAAACAAATGTAGAGGTATTAtgattactttttttttcttctagttgATGTTTTTCTAGcctgaaattttaatttaagaaTTCGTAACCATAACTGTTGAGAATGGATGAATATTAGTTGATTTTAAAGTGCTAACAAGTCTGATTTTTTCCCGTGTTCATGTTTGTGCAAAACTTCTattcttgtttgtggaaatgttCTTGATTTATTGTGGATTGCTAGGTAAGCGATAAAATAAATGATttcaatggaaaagaaaaaaggaaaagggATGTTGAGGAGAAATTACAGGTTTTGAATGCAAAAAAGCATAGTTTAGTACAAGTACTAAAGCAGGTAAACCTCAATTGTAATGCCTTTCTATTGAAGACCAGTCTTCCAATAATTGAATTCCTGAAATTAATTGGTAGCACTTGATAGATCTTGAATGCAGAGGAGGAGTTGAAGAGAAGAAATGGCACACAAGGTACAGTGAATCGTCCAGCCGTTCCACTTCAAGTGGAAACCACAAATGACTCAGGGTCAATGACGAGGCTTGTCACTCCTCGGATGGGCTTGGATGCTAATCTTGCTGGTGAAAATGATGGAGTTGAAGCTGATGATGTTTCAAACCATAACGTTCATTCTCGTCATGTGTTTCGGATGAGCAGTACATCTCCATCTTCAGAATCTCCTCTTAGAAGGCCTACCTACATTCAACATAATGTGGTAATATACTAAATttgttcttcctttttctttttccagtAACATACCAAAAAAATGAGCATCCATAGATTTTATTTTTCAACATCGTTATGTTGTATGTCAAAGTGGGTGGTCTGAGCTAGGAACCTAAAGTTTATGTGAACCTGCATTTGATCCCTTAACTTTTTGCGAATGTGCTTTTTGTTAAGATCTGACCCTAAAACTTACCTCCCATGATTTGCTCCTATTTCTGCTTGGTCATATTTAGGAAATTGCCAATTGCATACCTTATGAATCACCACAAGCTCCTTTCCTCCAATGATTTGCGGTTCTGTCAAATGCTTGACATTTACTTAGCATGGGAATTTGAAGATTAATCACCCTCATCTGGACATTGGTAGATAATAAGCCTGCTTAGAGCCTTTTTCCTTGCCTTTCAAATTAAGGAAACAGCATATGTTATGATActtctttcttttttgtgttttgtgtaaatAGATGCACTATGTAGCTGTTAAAGTGGGACCTCATAGAAAACGATAATAAGCATCTACTGCAAGATGTACTTGTTTAGTTATTTATATTCCTACTTTACAGAAATAATATATGATCTATTACCACCAAAGGATCACAATGTTTAGTGTTAACATTCAAGAAAATATGTTTGTTTGATTGGTTGATCTTCGATGAGTTGTATTGAAATCAAATTATTTTCTCTCCTAGTAAATGTTATGCCATGCAACCTTAAGATTAGCGTACAATATCTGTTTAGGCAAGGTGCGTTTCTTGACGTTTGGCTGGTTGCTAAAGATATTCAGTTATTGGTCATGCGTGTAGGTTTCCCACCCTTCTCGAACAAGCATGGGGGTCACAGGTAGTCCTTCACGTTTTGCTCCTACTGGAAATCAAGGTCATCCTGGGAATCCTCCCACCGTATCTGTGTCAGGAACAAATTTCGTTGCATCATCTCCTTCCCCTGCAGCATCTGGTGGCACTTCAGTCTTACGAGAGGCTTGGCAGCCAAGCCCATGGAATTAGAATCTGTAGCAAATTGAACTTTTCTTGTGACTTGAGCCTCTAAGATGTGTATTGCGAGCTTGGCAACATTGTAAGCCCTTTCTAGTTCTTCCTGCTTAATCAAAGCGAGAACATCGGTTCTCAATTTCATATAATATTATCAGGTCTGTGGAGATGCCGCCTTTTACTTGTTAGCCATTTATTGAAGTTgaagcttcttcttttttttcatttttcttttggaTTTCTTCCATTCTCTTAGGCCTAGAGAGAATtgaatttgttaaaaagaaaagaactaaAAGGAAATTATCTTCCGTAGTAGTTCTTCTTGATGATTGTCTTATTAAAAGGTATATAAAGGATTTGGCCAAAAGAACACAaaatggggaaaaaaaaaaaagggtaatgTTATTGGTGACAATatattcacaagttttaaaattttatttaaattaatttgttcgaaaaattataaatataaattgatTTAGCAATGTCAATTATTTGGAAATTGATCAGCCCTGTTCTTAACTGTGAATCGGTCTATTCGGCCTCTTGGAATAAATatcattatttgttttatttttattaggtgtTATTTGTCGTATTGATATGACATTTCTTGGTGAGATCGGTGGTATgactgcttcttttttttttttttttttttttttaataattaagagAGGAAATGAGATCAATTGAGATTGAACCCAAGTAAAGGATACGGTGTTATCTTTTCTTTTGGTACAATGACTATTTGAACAAAGGAAATGAGGAATAATTATACTCACAAActattgaaatttgaaaatttttatggtaaattATATTTGAGATCATTGAACTATTattaagtttatgttttggtcacttcaaaaattataaaataattattgaactattcgaaagtttttatttaagtcattaggtTGTTAAAATCATAATTGTATGGCTTTCTTTATTCGCACTACCTTCGCCAATTGAAACCTCTCTTTCCTTATATTTCgtagttcaattttttttattaaacaaaTTTGAATATCATGAATCCGCTAACCAAAATTCTAATAGCCTCCTTCTTCAACCTCTGACATTGGCTACTAGATCAACTTGGATCTAAGTATGTTTTTCTACTTGTTGATGGATATTAATCCACCATATCAATCATTGAATCATCGCTTGGAGTTTGCTAGTCgaactttaaaaaaaacttaacaacctAATTACTTAagtgaaatctttcaaatagtttagtgacctAAATGATAACTTTCGAATAATTCAATGactatttttgtaactttttgaaattgAATAACCAAAACACAAACTTACAAATAGTTTAATAATCGTAAATATAGTTTATTCAAATTTTTAATGGCACTCACaaagaaatatatttttatatcaaattACCAAATTGCAACAAATGCCAATaaattggaaaataaaaaaaaatcaattttttttttgttacaacCTTGGTTTTATATTTATCAAATGAGCTATTAACTTcaatttctctttctttttaatCATTTACACTTTATAAGTTAGAGTCTGGTAGCTCTATTAACTTCCATGATTTGTTGGTTATTAATGATACATCTTTCACCTGTCCTGATATATAGTACGAATGGGAAATGCTAACAGGATACACGCAAAACAAAACCTtgaagatatttgaaaatttcaaACCTTATACCatatttgtaaaatcataaaaatttatttGAGACCATTGGAGAGctttaaaaacatttttaaaccATTTTGAACCATTTCGTAGAAGCTTGGAAGCATCCGAGATAAAAAGGAGCATTCAGAAGCTAAAATGAGTCCAATAGTGTAGTAGGGGACAATGTGGTGCAAAATGTTGTGACTTTCCATAATGTCGAGACATGAAAGAGATAATGTCGCAATATTACTTTCTACACATACAATGTCGCAACGTTGCAATAAATAATGTCGCGACTTAACCATTTGACATTTGTAATGCCCTCAACCCGATCTGATTTGCCAAATCCAGATCTTA contains:
- the LOC108461238 gene encoding uncharacterized protein LOC108461238, which gives rise to MVAISLYRGNLHRAPEVSWRWLMPTPKISLKDFKSLLHRRDRALSRLRSSSSSNPSPNSVLKHQIQSPVSCEPPIEPKLKAKLEPEPSEGLKTGPPLQEVKVDIVGGSDGGGCLVKSEDEQTEKDINLQVDEKPPEEAKTNVEVSDKINDFNGKEKRKRDVEEKLQVLNAKKHSLVQVLKQILNAEEELKRRNGTQGTVNRPAVPLQVETTNDSGSMTRLVTPRMGLDANLAGENDGVEADDVSNHNVHSRHVFRMSSTSPSSESPLRRPTYIQHNVVSHPSRTSMGVTGSPSRFAPTGNQGHPGNPPTVSVSGTNFVASSPSPAASGGTSVLREAWQPSPWN